In one Leishmania major strain Friedlin complete genome, chromosome 21 genomic region, the following are encoded:
- a CDS encoding putative ATPase subunit 9, giving the protein MMRRAIAQPVARRAAAASSALVVAPRQASTVTLSVQGLHYVGTGLAAIALGGVGLGIGAIFGCLLIGCARQPNLTKMLFNYAILGFALTEAIGLFALMLAFLMLFS; this is encoded by the coding sequence ATGATGCGCCGTGCCATTGCTCAGCCCGTCGCCcgtcgcgcggcggccgcctccagcgcgctcGTGGTGGCCCCTCGCCAGGCCTCCACTGTCACCCTCTCCGTCCAGGGCCTGCACTACGTCGGCACCGgcctcgccgccatcgccctcGGTGGTGTCGGCTTGGGTATCGGTGCCATCTTTGGCTGCCTGCTGATAGGCTGCGCTCGCCAGCCCAACCTGACCAAGATGCTCTTCAACTACGCCATTCTCGGCTTCGCCCTGACGGAGGCCATTGGCCTGTTCGCGCTGATGCTCGCCTTCCTCATGCTCTTCTCGTAG
- a CDS encoding 19S proteasome regulatory subunit codes for MADNEWKGASFKQDEDHSAETAKLLERVNATTIPVLLRSSNAKLGDIVAELLALEKVSRLGGDAASTKLLAVEVLRIYRTQNELDLMLETLDMLMKKRGQTKQAQSAMIAECAIVLTDDSLAKEKQEEVLERLAYVTENKIHVELEHARFTIELATLHEAAGRKRSACDMLRTLHIETITNMPRLEKLEALNQQIRLCLELEDYDHIPLVSRKINHRGLGRDEAQQQKLKYFELMRAYYAHKESFFNVGRCWYETYNTVKSTDDKLSALSNMVVHYLIAENATAKEIEDLAECTAFAPATKLHDRVAALSTISEKLRSDLEDIPQLYALLQRFNSIELIQERVSSEVELLCQTHPELAPYPTRQELLSNRCSEHDIMVIARFYTRIPLKRLAELVHLSPEHTEMFIMTMVTNKTLYAKMDRVDELVVFEARKNTTEVVASWNDSVERSVALLDKASHLITKERMLHNLASRKVH; via the coding sequence ATGGCGGACAACGAGTGGAAGGGAGCCAGCTTCAAGCAGGATGAGGACCATTCTGCGGAGACGGCAAAGCTGCTAGAGCGGGTGAACGCGACAACGATACCTGTGCttcttcgcagcagcaacgcaaaACTGGGTGACATCGTCGCTGAACTGCTTGCGCTGGAAAAGGTGTCCCGTCtcggcggcgatgctgcctctacgaagctgctggcggtggaggtgctgcgcatcTACCGCACGCAAAATGAACTGGACCTAATGCTCGAAACACTGGACATGCTCATGAAAAAGCGCGGCCAGACCAAGCAGGCTCAGAGCGCCATGATCGCCGAGTGCGCAATCGTCCTGACGGACGACTCCTtggcgaaggagaagcaggaggaggtgctcgAGCGCCTGGCGTACGTGACGGAGAACAAGATCCATGTCGAGCTGGAGCATGCACGTTTCACGATTGAGCTGGCAACGCTTCATGAGGCGGCTGGCCGCAAGCGCTCCGCGTGCGATATGCTGCGTACGCTGCACATCGAAACCATCACAAACATGCCGCGCTTAGAgaagctggaggcgctgaaTCAACAGATCCGCCTCTGCTTAGAGCTGGAGGACTACGACCACATCCCTCTTGTGTCAAGAAAAATCAACCATCGCGGTCTTGGCCGCGACGAggcccagcagcagaagcTCAAGTACTTTGAGCTCATGCGCGCATACTATGCACACAAGGAGTCCTTCTTTAACGTTGGCCGGTGCTGGTACGAGACGTATAACACCGTGAAGAGCACCGATGACAAGCTGTCTGCCTTGAGCAACATGGTGGTGCACTACCTCATCGCCGAGAATGCCACCGCGAAGGAAATCGAGGACTTAGCGGAGTGCACGGCGTTTGCACCTGCCACCAAGCTGCATGACCGTGTTGCAGCTCTTTCAACCATTAGCGAGAAGCTGAGGAGCGACCTGGAGGACATCCCGCAGCTGTACGCACTTCTGCAGCGCTTCAACAGTATTGAGCTGATTCAGGAGAGGGTCTCTTCGGAGGTGGAGTTGCTGTGCCAGACCCACCCCGAGCTGGCTCCGTACCCGACGCGTCAAGAATTGCTCAGCaaccgctgcagcgagcaCGACATCATGGTCATTGCCCGCTTCTACACCCGCATCCCACTCAAGCGTCTTGCGGAGCTGGTGCATCTGTCGCCAGAGCATACGGAGATGTTCATCATGACAATGGTCACGAACAAGACGTTGTACGCGAAGATGGACCGTGTGGATGAGCTGGTGGTGTTCGAGGCGCGAAAGAACACGACGGAGGTCGTTGCGTCGTGGAACGACTCGGTCGAACGCAGCGTGGCACTGCTCGACAAGGCATCACACCTCATTACAAAGGAGCGGATGCTGCACAACCTTGCCTCGCGGAAAGTCCACTAG